The following are encoded together in the Dama dama isolate Ldn47 chromosome 29, ASM3311817v1, whole genome shotgun sequence genome:
- the LOC133048942 gene encoding acyl-CoA-binding domain-containing protein 7-like — protein sequence MSLQADFDKVAKDVRKLKTRPDDEKLKEIYGLYKQSVTGDIDIECPALLDLKGKAKWEAWNLQKGLSKEDAMSACISKAKELIEKYGI from the coding sequence ATGTCCCTGCAGGCTGATTTTGACAAGGTGGCCAAAGACGTGAGGAAGCTGAAAACCAGGCCAGATGATGAGAAACTCAAAGAGATCTATGGACTCTACAAACAGTCTGTAACTGGAGACATAGATATTGAGTGTCCAGCACTGTTAGATCTAAAAGGAAAGGCTAAGTGGGAAGCCTGGAACCTTCAGAAAGGATTATCAAAGGAAGATGCCATGAGTGCCTGTATTTCTAAAGCAAAAGAACTAATAGAAAAATACGGAATCTAG